A portion of the Chiloscyllium plagiosum isolate BGI_BamShark_2017 chromosome 48, ASM401019v2, whole genome shotgun sequence genome contains these proteins:
- the ufsp1 gene encoding inactive Ufm1-specific protease 1, giving the protein MELVKNVHSGLPLPEPHSEIQRLSLVRGDYLYYHYGCDGTDDCGWGCGYRTMQTLSSWVILQQTNIKNHQVPTLKEVQEALVEMEDKPPNFIGSKTWIGSFEIALCIDKFYDIPCKLIHVRRGGELLQKVDELYLHFDTLGSPVMMGGDNDNASKGILGMCTGTENHYFLVLDPHYSGKTLDKEYAQRKGWVAWKKLDLFDQNSFYNFCLPQCKGV; this is encoded by the coding sequence ATGGAGTTGGTGAAGAACGTTCACTCTGGCCTCCCTCTCCCTGAGCCACACTCCGAAATCCAGCGGCTCTCTCTGGTCCGTGGTGATTACCTCTACTATCATTACGGCTGTGATGGGACAGACGACTGTGGCTGGGGCTGCGGTTACCGGACGATGCAGACTCTCTCCTCCTGGGTTATTCTGCAGCAGACGAACATAAAGAACCACCAGGTGCCTACCTTGAAGGAAGTGCAGGAGGCACTGGTGGAGATGGAGGATAAGCCCCCGAACTTCATTGGTTCCAAGACCTGGATTGGCTCCTTCGAGATCGCGCTGTGCATCGACAAGTTCTATGACATCCCATGCAAATTGATTCATGTGCGGCGAGGGGGCGAGCTCTTGCAGAAAGTCGACGAGCTCTACCTGCACTTTGACACACTGGGGTCCCCTGTCATGATGGGCGGTGACAATGACAATGCTTCAAAGGGGATTCTGGGCATGTGCACAGGCACAGAGAACCACTACTTCCTCGTCCTGGATCCCCATTATTCTGGGAAGACCCTGGACAAGGAATATGCCCAAAGGAAAGGCTGGGTTGCTTGGAAGAAGCTGGACTTGTTTGACCAGAATTCGTTCTATAATTTCTGCCTCCCTCAGTGTAAAGGTGTGTAA